In a single window of the Rhodoferax saidenbachensis genome:
- the iscU gene encoding Fe-S cluster assembly scaffold IscU → MAYSEKVVDHYENPRNVGSFEKGDDSVGTGMVGAPACGDVMKLQIKVNPLTGVIEDARFKTYGCGSAIASSSLVTEWVKGKTLDEAAALKNSQIAEELALPPVKIHCSILAEDAIKAAVDDYKKKHLN, encoded by the coding sequence ATGGCATATTCAGAAAAAGTCGTTGACCACTACGAAAATCCCCGCAACGTCGGCAGCTTTGAAAAAGGCGATGACTCTGTAGGCACAGGCATGGTGGGCGCGCCCGCGTGCGGTGACGTGATGAAGCTGCAGATCAAGGTCAATCCGCTCACTGGCGTGATTGAAGATGCGCGCTTCAAAACCTATGGCTGCGGTTCGGCCATTGCCTCCAGCTCGCTGGTGACCGAATGGGTCAAGGGCAAGACGCTGGACGAAGCGGCTGCGCTGAAGAACAGCCAGATCGCCGAAGAACTGGCCCTGCCACCAGTCAAAATCCACTGCTCCATCCTGGCCGAAGACGCCATCAAGGCGGCGGTGGACGATTACAAGAAGAAGCACCTGAATTAA
- the hscB gene encoding Fe-S protein assembly co-chaperone HscB, producing MNLQDDDFTLFGLTQQFAQDRTAIDARWKDLQREAHPDKFAAQGAAAQRVAMQWSVRINEAYQRLKDPLKRAAYLCELAGHAVNAHSNTAMSSAFLMQQMEWREGLEEATTVLDLDKIATQAAQERREQLQKCEHSLDVAHDYPAAVAAVRTLMFIDKLQQELDQRLDVME from the coding sequence GTGAATCTTCAGGATGATGACTTCACGCTTTTCGGCCTGACGCAACAATTCGCGCAGGACCGTACGGCTATTGATGCCCGCTGGAAAGACCTGCAGCGCGAAGCCCACCCCGATAAGTTTGCAGCCCAAGGCGCAGCGGCCCAACGTGTGGCCATGCAATGGTCGGTGCGCATCAACGAGGCCTACCAGCGACTCAAAGACCCACTCAAGCGCGCCGCGTACTTGTGTGAGCTGGCGGGGCATGCGGTGAATGCGCACAGTAATACGGCGATGTCGTCGGCCTTCCTGATGCAACAGATGGAATGGCGCGAGGGACTGGAAGAAGCTACTACAGTACTGGATTTAGACAAAATTGCCACGCAAGCCGCGCAGGAGAGGCGTGAGCAGCTACAAAAATGTGAGCATTCTCTGGATGTTGCGCATGACTATCCGGCCGCTGTGGCGGCCGTGCGCACTCTGATGTTCATCGACAAACTGCAACAGGAGCTGGATCAGCGCCTGGACGTAATGGAGTAA
- the iscA gene encoding iron-sulfur cluster assembly protein IscA, which yields MAVTLTEAAARHVTRYLTKRGKGVGVRLGVKTTGCSGLAYTLEYVDELPPEDTVFEGHGVKVLVDPKSLAYIDGTQLDFVREGLNEGFRFNNPNERDKCGCGESFRV from the coding sequence ATGGCAGTCACTCTGACCGAAGCCGCCGCACGGCACGTCACCCGCTACCTCACCAAACGGGGTAAGGGCGTTGGCGTGCGCCTGGGCGTTAAAACCACTGGTTGTTCTGGCCTGGCGTACACCCTGGAATACGTCGACGAACTGCCGCCGGAAGATACGGTGTTCGAGGGCCATGGCGTCAAAGTGCTGGTTGATCCCAAGAGCCTGGCCTATATCGATGGCACGCAGCTGGACTTTGTGCGCGAAGGCCTGAACGAAGGTTTCCGCTTCAATAACCCCAACGAGCGCGACAAGTGCGGTTGCGGTGAATCGTTCCGCGTGTGA